In the Streptomyces formicae genome, one interval contains:
- a CDS encoding chitinase — MDRTRSRTGAVVGSLTALALALTGLFTGGAGSANADSTDAGTRAVPKHAVTGYWQNFDNGAQVQKLADVQDEYDIVAVAFADATATQGEITFNLDSAGLGGYTVDEFKADIKAKQAAGKSVIISVGGEKGAVAVNDSASANAFADSTYKLMREYGFDGVDIDLENGLNSTYMTQALKSLAAKAGSGLVLTMAPQTIDMQSPSNEYFKTALAVKDILTVVNMQYYNSGSMLGCDGKVYSQGTVDFLTGLACIQLENGLAPPQVGIGVPASSRAAGGGYASPDVVNSALDCLAKGTGCGSFKPSRTYPGIRGAMAWSTNWDATAGSAWSTSVGAHVHGLP, encoded by the coding sequence GTGGACCGCACACGGAGCAGAACGGGAGCAGTAGTCGGGTCCCTCACGGCCCTGGCCCTCGCCCTCACCGGACTGTTCACCGGCGGCGCGGGCAGCGCGAACGCGGACAGCACGGACGCAGGGACCCGCGCCGTGCCGAAGCACGCGGTGACCGGCTACTGGCAGAACTTCGACAACGGCGCCCAGGTGCAGAAGCTGGCCGACGTGCAGGACGAGTACGACATCGTCGCCGTCGCCTTCGCCGACGCGACCGCCACCCAGGGCGAGATCACCTTCAACCTCGACTCGGCCGGGCTCGGCGGCTACACGGTCGACGAGTTCAAGGCGGACATCAAGGCCAAGCAGGCCGCGGGCAAGTCGGTGATCATCTCCGTCGGCGGCGAGAAGGGCGCGGTCGCGGTCAACGACTCCGCCTCGGCGAACGCGTTCGCCGACTCCACGTACAAGCTCATGCGGGAGTACGGCTTCGACGGCGTCGACATCGACCTGGAGAACGGCCTCAACTCCACCTATATGACCCAGGCGCTCAAATCGCTGGCCGCCAAGGCCGGTTCGGGCCTCGTCCTGACCATGGCGCCGCAGACCATCGACATGCAGTCCCCCTCGAACGAGTACTTCAAGACCGCGCTCGCCGTGAAGGACATCCTCACGGTGGTCAACATGCAGTACTACAACAGCGGTTCGATGCTGGGCTGCGACGGCAAGGTCTACAGCCAGGGCACGGTCGACTTCCTCACCGGACTCGCCTGCATCCAGCTGGAGAACGGCCTCGCGCCGCCCCAGGTCGGCATCGGCGTGCCCGCGTCGTCGCGCGCGGCCGGTGGCGGCTACGCCTCGCCCGACGTCGTGAACAGCGCGCTCGACTGTCTCGCCAAGGGCACCGGCTGCGGCTCGTTCAAGCCGTCCAGGACGTACCCGGGCATCCGGGGCGCGATGGCCTGGTCCACCAACTGGGACGCGACGGCGGGCAGCGCGTGGTCCACGTCGGTCGGCGCGCACGTCCACGGGCTTCCGTAG
- the cpaB gene encoding Flp pilus assembly protein CpaB, with amino-acid sequence MNSRQRRGVILLVLSVLCALGAFAGVLSVIRDVNSKVGPEVAAYKLKGDIAPYKELSSDQFEKVEMPERWLSDNAVTDLRAIRGKIAVTQLRKGSLLQSDMIVKRPELGPGQQEIAIMIDAATGVAGKITPGSTVNIYATFKGETDKAKDQSKVIVEGAKVLDVGKLTPLEPNQDDRTRRKATEAVPITFALGTADAQRVAYAESFATHVRLALVGAGGDATVPPRDRTYTLDEDK; translated from the coding sequence ATGAACTCACGCCAGCGCCGAGGCGTCATCCTGCTGGTCCTTTCGGTCCTGTGCGCGCTCGGCGCGTTCGCGGGCGTCCTCTCGGTGATCCGCGACGTGAACTCCAAGGTGGGTCCCGAGGTCGCCGCGTACAAGCTCAAGGGCGACATCGCGCCCTACAAGGAGCTGAGCTCCGACCAGTTCGAGAAGGTCGAGATGCCCGAGCGGTGGCTCTCCGACAACGCCGTCACCGACCTGCGCGCCATCCGCGGCAAGATCGCCGTCACCCAGCTCCGCAAGGGCTCGCTGCTCCAGTCCGACATGATCGTCAAGCGGCCCGAACTCGGCCCGGGCCAGCAGGAGATCGCCATCATGATCGACGCGGCCACCGGCGTCGCGGGCAAGATCACCCCGGGCTCGACGGTCAACATCTACGCCACGTTCAAGGGCGAGACCGACAAGGCGAAGGACCAGTCCAAAGTCATCGTGGAGGGCGCCAAGGTGCTCGACGTCGGCAAGCTGACCCCGCTCGAACCGAACCAGGACGACCGCACGCGCCGCAAGGCGACGGAGGCCGTGCCGATCACGTTCGCCCTCGGCACGGCGGACGCGCAGCGCGTCGCGTACGCCGAGTCGTTCGCGACCCACGTCCGGCTCGCGCTCGTCGGCGCGGGCGGCGACGCCACCGTGCCGCCGCGGGACCGGACGTACACCCTCGACGAGGACAAGTAA
- a CDS encoding AAA family ATPase, whose amino-acid sequence MTTRILPAVGDIDAARALSTLVGQLPDAEPALPVGDSTALLDTLARLAAESLDELPEVVLVHERIGPVPALDLIRDLVLRFPAVGVVLITADTSPGLLTAAMDSGARGIVTFPLAYDALAERVQAAAAWSTGMRRHLGSGGIELYAGGGAPGAPGAGTVVAVSGAKGGVGATVTAVQLALAAQASGRSVALLDFDLQSGDVASYLDVQFRRSVADLAAITDITPRVLQDAVYTHESGLGLLLAPADGERGEEVTDRVARQTVSALRARYDVVVVDCGAFVTAASAVAVELADQALLLVTPDVVAVRAAKRMVRLWDRLQIRKAEETVTVVNRHGKASEIQPSLVERVTGTRTATSTVPAAFKELQGAVDAGRMQDLDSRSSVKQALWGLAGELGLIDQEAAGHGRRGGLALRRKAAAADRGAVTLEFAGMFPLLLVVMTLLWQCALYGYSYSLAGNAADEAARAATAAYAMGDGGGAACAAAAKKHLPDAWQDAAVSCTDEGPVWKARVSVEVPVFFPGFDAGWTVKGEAGAAKEGDEGDS is encoded by the coding sequence ATGACCACTCGGATCCTCCCCGCCGTCGGCGACATCGACGCCGCTCGGGCGCTGTCCACGCTCGTGGGACAACTGCCCGACGCGGAACCCGCGCTGCCCGTCGGCGACTCCACCGCGCTGCTCGACACCCTCGCCAGGCTCGCCGCGGAGTCCCTCGACGAACTGCCCGAGGTCGTCCTGGTCCACGAACGCATCGGCCCCGTCCCCGCGCTCGACCTCATCCGCGACCTCGTCCTGCGCTTCCCCGCCGTCGGCGTCGTCCTGATCACCGCCGACACCAGCCCCGGGCTGCTCACCGCCGCCATGGACTCGGGGGCGCGGGGCATCGTCACCTTCCCGCTCGCCTACGACGCCCTCGCCGAGCGCGTCCAGGCCGCCGCCGCCTGGTCCACCGGGATGCGGCGCCACCTGGGCAGCGGGGGCATCGAGCTGTACGCGGGCGGGGGCGCTCCCGGGGCGCCCGGCGCGGGCACCGTCGTCGCGGTCAGCGGGGCCAAGGGCGGCGTCGGCGCGACCGTCACCGCCGTCCAGCTCGCCCTCGCCGCGCAGGCGTCGGGGCGCTCGGTGGCCCTGCTCGACTTCGACCTCCAGTCCGGCGACGTCGCCTCCTACCTCGACGTGCAGTTCCGGCGTTCCGTCGCCGACCTCGCGGCCATCACCGACATCACGCCCCGGGTCCTCCAGGACGCCGTCTACACCCACGAGAGCGGCCTGGGCCTGCTCCTCGCCCCCGCCGACGGCGAACGCGGCGAAGAGGTCACCGACCGGGTCGCCCGCCAGACCGTCAGCGCCCTGCGCGCCCGCTACGACGTCGTCGTCGTTGACTGCGGCGCCTTCGTCACCGCCGCGAGCGCGGTGGCCGTCGAACTCGCCGACCAGGCGCTCCTGTTGGTCACCCCCGACGTCGTCGCCGTGCGCGCCGCCAAGCGCATGGTGCGGCTCTGGGACCGCCTTCAGATCCGCAAGGCGGAGGAGACCGTCACCGTCGTCAACCGGCACGGAAAAGCCTCCGAGATCCAGCCCTCGCTGGTCGAGCGCGTCACCGGCACCCGGACCGCCACGTCCACGGTGCCCGCCGCCTTCAAGGAGCTCCAGGGCGCCGTCGACGCCGGACGCATGCAGGACCTCGACAGCCGCTCCTCGGTGAAACAGGCGCTGTGGGGCCTGGCCGGCGAGCTCGGCCTGATCGACCAGGAGGCCGCGGGCCACGGCAGGCGCGGCGGCCTGGCCCTGCGCAGGAAGGCGGCGGCCGCCGACCGGGGCGCGGTCACGCTGGAATTCGCCGGGATGTTCCCGCTGCTGCTCGTCGTCATGACCCTGCTGTGGCAGTGCGCGCTCTACGGCTACTCGTACTCCCTCGCGGGCAACGCGGCCGACGAAGCGGCACGGGCGGCCACCGCGGCGTACGCGATGGGCGACGGCGGAGGCGCGGCGTGCGCGGCGGCGGCCAAGAAGCACCTCCCTGACGCCTGGCAGGACGCGGCGGTCTCCTGCACGGACGAGGGCCCCGTGTGGAAGGCCCGCGTCTCGGTCGAGGTCCCGGTGTTCTTCCCGGGCTTCGACGCCGGCTGGACGGTGAAGGGGGAGGCCGGGGCGGCGAAGGAGGGGGATGAGGGTGACTCCTGA
- a CDS encoding TadE/TadG family type IV pilus assembly protein: MSRRRRWDDRGVSILEFAGFLPILLLVGLAAIQLGLVGYAANQAGSGARAAARAASQGDSGTAAGTAAMDEGLDADVNVGQGGTTTTATVKVHVPTLLPFIDTDWSVTKEATMPNDDDGS, translated from the coding sequence ATGTCCAGGCGGCGCCGCTGGGACGACCGAGGAGTGTCCATCCTGGAGTTCGCGGGATTCCTGCCGATCCTGCTCCTCGTGGGGCTTGCCGCGATCCAACTGGGACTCGTCGGCTACGCCGCGAACCAGGCCGGTTCCGGCGCCCGCGCGGCGGCCCGCGCGGCCTCTCAGGGGGACTCGGGCACAGCCGCGGGCACGGCGGCGATGGACGAAGGGCTGGACGCCGACGTCAACGTCGGCCAGGGCGGCACCACGACGACAGCCACCGTCAAAGTCCACGTGCCCACACTCCTCCCCTTCATCGACACGGACTGGAGCGTCACCAAGGAGGCCACCATGCCCAACGACGACGACGGCAGCTGA
- a CDS encoding CpaF family protein translates to MSLRDRVAPTHQTEPSRDDGLVAIYRSKLLEEIDLAEMSSLAAADRRVRLERVLGHIISREGPVLSTSERSQLIRRVVDEALGLGVLEPLLADASITEIMVNGPDSVFVERNGRVEQLPLRFASNDQLMQTIERIVSTVNRRVDESNPMVDARLPTGERVNVIIPPLALTGATLTIRRFPRAYTLPELIGLGSLDEHMLMLLAAFVRARFNLIVSGGTGTGKTTLLNALSGLIPAHERIITIEDSAELQLQQEHVIRLESRPPNVEGKGQITIRDLVRNSLRMRPDRIIVGEVRGGETLDMLQAMSTGHDGSLATVHANTAEDALMRLQTLGSMSEVQIPFEALKDQINSAVDVVIQLSRHGDGSRKVSEIVLLVSHGRQNFRIVPVTRFVPRPLGADRVVHGYFEHLPLPREIADKLYVANEPVPPAFGVAEAIDVLNTREAIG, encoded by the coding sequence ATGAGCCTGCGCGACCGCGTGGCCCCCACCCACCAGACCGAGCCGAGCCGCGACGACGGCCTCGTCGCCATATACCGCTCCAAACTCCTCGAAGAGATCGACCTCGCCGAGATGTCCTCGCTCGCCGCCGCGGACCGCCGTGTCCGCCTGGAGCGCGTACTCGGCCACATCATCAGCCGCGAGGGACCGGTCCTCTCCACCTCGGAGCGCTCCCAGCTGATCCGCCGCGTCGTCGACGAGGCACTCGGCCTCGGCGTCCTCGAACCGCTCCTCGCCGACGCGTCCATCACCGAGATCATGGTCAACGGCCCCGACTCGGTCTTCGTCGAGCGCAACGGCCGCGTGGAGCAGCTCCCGCTCCGCTTCGCCTCCAACGACCAGCTCATGCAGACCATCGAGCGCATCGTGTCGACCGTCAACCGCCGCGTGGACGAGTCGAATCCGATGGTCGACGCCCGGCTGCCCACCGGCGAGCGCGTCAACGTGATCATTCCGCCGCTCGCCCTCACGGGCGCGACCCTCACCATCCGCCGCTTCCCGCGCGCCTACACGCTGCCCGAACTCATCGGCCTGGGCTCGCTCGACGAGCACATGCTGATGCTGCTCGCCGCGTTCGTCCGGGCCCGCTTCAACCTCATCGTCAGCGGCGGCACCGGCACCGGCAAGACGACCCTGCTCAACGCGCTCTCCGGGCTGATCCCCGCCCACGAACGCATCATCACCATCGAGGACTCGGCGGAGCTCCAGCTCCAGCAGGAGCACGTCATCCGCCTCGAATCGCGCCCCCCGAACGTCGAGGGCAAGGGCCAGATCACCATCCGCGACCTCGTCCGCAACAGCCTGCGCATGCGCCCCGACCGCATCATCGTCGGCGAGGTCCGCGGCGGCGAGACCCTCGACATGCTCCAGGCGATGTCCACGGGCCACGACGGCTCGCTCGCCACCGTCCACGCCAACACGGCCGAGGACGCCCTGATGCGCCTGCAGACCCTCGGCTCCATGTCGGAGGTGCAGATCCCCTTCGAGGCGCTCAAGGACCAGATCAACTCGGCCGTGGACGTGGTCATCCAGCTCTCCCGGCACGGCGACGGCTCCCGCAAGGTCTCCGAGATCGTCCTGCTCGTCTCGCACGGCCGCCAGAACTTCCGGATAGTGCCGGTCACCCGCTTCGTGCCGCGTCCGCTCGGCGCCGACCGCGTCGTGCACGGCTACTTCGAACACCTGCCGCTGCCGCGCGAGATCGCGGACAAGCTGTACGTCGCCAACGAACCGGTGCCACCGGCGTTCGGCGTGGCGGAGGCCATCGACGTACTGAACACGCGCGAAGCGATCGGTTGA
- a CDS encoding type II secretion system F family protein has translation MNNPALLALGATILTGTLAVAGIHTYASGHAQRQALVDRLALGPGSGDGGRPGRTRRFAAVDRRLRRTRLGRSIHLRLSSTGLDLTAGEFFTYVVAVVAALWLIAAATLAPFFGPIAGIVAIWGAAAFLNWQRQKRIEAFINQLPDVARILANATAAGLALRTSLAMAAEELEAPAGEELSHVADQLTLGRSIDDTLGELAERLPSRELIVLVTTLVLSNKAGGTVVNSLRNLTQTLEDRKETRREVRTMLSEVHATAFTVPLLGLGSLLLINSSNEGALERVTGSPVGQTLILISLGLYGVGFFVIRRLGKIEV, from the coding sequence ATGAACAACCCCGCCCTCCTTGCGCTCGGCGCCACGATCCTGACCGGCACGCTCGCCGTCGCGGGCATCCATACGTACGCCTCGGGCCACGCCCAACGCCAGGCTCTGGTCGACCGGTTGGCGCTGGGCCCCGGCAGCGGCGACGGGGGCCGTCCCGGCCGCACCCGCCGCTTCGCCGCCGTCGACCGCAGACTGCGCCGCACCCGCCTCGGCCGCTCGATCCACCTGCGGCTCTCCTCGACAGGACTCGACCTGACGGCGGGCGAGTTCTTCACGTACGTCGTGGCGGTCGTCGCCGCGCTCTGGCTGATCGCGGCCGCGACCCTCGCCCCCTTCTTCGGCCCGATCGCGGGCATCGTGGCGATATGGGGCGCGGCCGCCTTCCTCAACTGGCAGCGGCAGAAGCGCATCGAGGCGTTCATCAACCAACTCCCCGACGTGGCCCGCATCCTGGCGAACGCGACGGCGGCGGGTCTGGCCCTGCGGACGTCGCTGGCGATGGCGGCGGAGGAGCTCGAGGCCCCAGCGGGCGAGGAACTCTCCCACGTCGCCGACCAGTTGACCCTCGGCCGCTCCATCGACGACACCCTCGGCGAACTGGCCGAACGACTCCCGTCCCGGGAGCTGATCGTCCTGGTCACCACCTTGGTCCTGTCCAACAAGGCGGGCGGCACGGTGGTCAACTCGCTCCGCAACCTCACCCAGACCCTGGAGGACCGCAAGGAAACGCGCCGCGAGGTCCGCACCATGCTCTCGGAGGTCCACGCGACGGCCTTCACGGTGCCGCTGCTCGGCCTCGGCTCCCTGCTCCTCATCAACTCCTCGAACGAGGGCGCGCTGGAGCGGGTGACCGGCTCACCGGTGGGACAGACGCTGATCCTGATCTCGCTGGGCCTGTACGGCGTCGGCTTCTTCGTGATCAGACGCCTCGGCAAGATCGAAGTCTAG
- a CDS encoding DUF5936 domain-containing protein — protein MIALALAAVMGLAVAGVCQGIRMYRAEAKLPTDLAVALEVGATRVSAAGSAVDRLGMRFAPLVLRLMGPRRVDAKRRRIDMAGNPGGLTIDRYAARRAVYGIFGVVLGLVFLTNGSPLFGLLTLAFGATAADGLIWQAIRERKEVIDRTLPDFLDVLAVVVSAGLGFRQALDRVAEKYEGPWADELRITLRQMDMGVSRRQAFDELRRRNASEQVAQFVSALQQGEELGSPIAETLIQLATDMRRTDAQNSRRRAAKTIPKATMVTLVFMLPATMILIAAGMFLGSGSDFGSILGR, from the coding sequence TTGATCGCGCTGGCGCTTGCGGCCGTGATGGGCCTGGCGGTGGCGGGTGTCTGCCAGGGCATCCGCATGTACCGCGCGGAGGCGAAGCTCCCCACCGACCTGGCCGTCGCCCTGGAGGTGGGCGCGACCCGCGTCTCTGCGGCGGGCTCCGCCGTGGACCGCCTGGGCATGCGCTTCGCGCCCCTCGTCCTGCGCCTGATGGGTCCGCGCCGGGTGGACGCCAAGCGCCGCAGGATAGACATGGCGGGCAACCCCGGCGGCCTCACCATCGACCGCTACGCGGCCCGCCGCGCGGTCTACGGCATCTTCGGCGTGGTTCTCGGCCTCGTCTTCCTGACCAACGGCTCCCCCCTCTTCGGCCTGTTGACCCTCGCCTTCGGCGCGACCGCGGCGGACGGACTGATCTGGCAGGCGATCAGGGAACGCAAAGAAGTCATCGACCGCACCCTGCCCGACTTCCTCGACGTGCTCGCGGTGGTGGTCTCGGCGGGCCTGGGCTTCCGCCAGGCGCTCGACCGCGTCGCGGAGAAGTACGAGGGTCCGTGGGCGGACGAACTCCGCATCACCCTGCGCCAGATGGACATGGGTGTGAGCCGCCGCCAGGCCTTCGACGAACTGCGCCGCCGCAACGCGTCCGAGCAGGTCGCCCAGTTCGTCTCGGCCCTCCAGCAGGGCGAGGAGCTGGGCTCCCCGATCGCGGAGACCCTGATCCAACTCGCCACGGACATGCGCCGCACGGACGCACAGAACTCCCGCCGAAGAGCGGCGAAGACGATCCCGAAGGCGACGATGGTGACGCTCGTCTTCATGCTCCCGGCCACGATGATCCTGATCGCGGCGGGCATGTTCCTCGGTTCGGGCTCCGACTTCGGCTCCATCCTGGGGCGTTGA
- a CDS encoding pilus assembly protein TadG-related protein — MLFVAFAFFAFAQAASARNGAQTAADAAALAAAQDARDELVDGLVLSIGEGDDWLDWLAGDKFTGEGAQQAADALAAENDSTAVVEPTEVNGYPGFRAEIETNYTVGDSIIPGTESKHAKADATAIIKPRCDFDPSADPEKVVELDCDGEGPIEIDPDDFEPGDLPDPSVLFSVHLAD; from the coding sequence CTGCTCTTCGTCGCGTTCGCCTTCTTCGCGTTCGCCCAGGCCGCCTCTGCGCGAAACGGCGCCCAAACAGCCGCCGATGCGGCGGCGTTGGCCGCGGCCCAGGATGCCAGGGACGAACTCGTCGATGGATTGGTGCTGTCCATCGGCGAGGGGGACGACTGGCTGGACTGGCTGGCCGGAGACAAGTTCACCGGTGAAGGGGCCCAGCAGGCGGCCGACGCGCTGGCCGCGGAGAACGACTCGACCGCTGTCGTCGAACCCACCGAAGTGAACGGCTATCCGGGCTTCCGCGCGGAGATCGAGACCAATTACACCGTTGGCGACTCGATCATCCCGGGCACGGAGTCGAAGCACGCCAAGGCCGACGCCACGGCAATCATCAAGCCGCGCTGTGACTTCGACCCGTCGGCCGACCCGGAAAAGGTCGTGGAACTCGACTGCGACGGTGAAGGCCCCATCGAGATCGACCCCGATGATTTCGAACCTGGTGACCTGCCGGACCCGTCCGTCCTCTTCTCTGTCCACCTGGCCGACTGA
- a CDS encoding OmpA family protein, translating into MTRHPLTRTAGAATLTALVLLLAPLPAVADDDDPSTPPGSTTTSPPPEVDSNSPGLKLADGATLAPAKVLDIKSVVEDLGGEERREDTNTDVKFALQAEVLFPKDSSKLNPEANARIKAIAEEAKNQKATDVRVFGFTDDLGSYSHGKKLSRERAEAVHDQMSKFLGPEVTYAVRGYSEDYPIADNGSEEGRKKNRRVEVSFPRGATGTSG; encoded by the coding sequence ATGACCCGCCACCCCCTCACCCGCACCGCGGGCGCGGCCACCCTCACGGCCCTGGTCCTCCTGCTCGCCCCGCTCCCAGCGGTCGCCGACGATGACGACCCCTCCACGCCCCCCGGCAGCACCACCACATCCCCACCCCCCGAAGTCGACTCCAACAGCCCGGGCCTCAAGCTCGCCGACGGTGCCACCCTCGCGCCGGCCAAGGTCCTGGACATCAAGTCCGTCGTCGAGGACCTCGGCGGTGAGGAGCGGCGCGAGGACACCAATACGGATGTGAAGTTCGCGCTCCAGGCGGAGGTGCTGTTCCCCAAGGACAGTTCCAAGCTGAATCCCGAGGCCAACGCCCGGATCAAGGCGATCGCGGAGGAGGCGAAGAACCAGAAGGCCACGGACGTACGGGTATTCGGGTTCACGGACGACCTCGGCTCGTACTCCCACGGCAAGAAGCTCTCCCGCGAGCGCGCGGAAGCCGTGCACGACCAGATGTCGAAGTTCCTCGGCCCGGAGGTCACCTACGCCGTACGCGGCTACAGCGAGGACTACCCGATCGCGGACAACGGCTCCGAGGAGGGCCGCAAGAAGAACCGCAGGGTAGAGGTCTCCTTCCCCCGGGGCGCGACCGGGACTAGCGGCTGA
- a CDS encoding nuclear transport factor 2 family protein produces the protein MIASGAGARLYVGLYVGAAEPSHSEGREGHAMTETTDRAANDRAASNRAANAMTDEQRKSVALAYLKAFDHGGRTVEGVPLLDLFADDAQVYFPKWGLADGKAEITRMFADVGGTLRAITHHYADFNWVFSGTDTVVCEGSSHGEHRDGPWRADLPAWGAGRFCDVFEIRDGLIQRCFIYLDPDYAGGDVERYPWISR, from the coding sequence ATGATCGCATCGGGGGCGGGAGCACGGTTGTACGTCGGGCTGTACGTCGGCGCGGCCGAGCCGTCACACTCCGAAGGACGGGAGGGCCACGCCATGACGGAGACCACCGACCGGGCCGCGAACGACCGGGCCGCGAGCAACCGGGCCGCGAACGCCATGACCGACGAACAGCGCAAGTCGGTCGCGCTCGCCTATCTCAAGGCGTTCGACCACGGCGGCAGGACCGTCGAGGGCGTCCCGCTCCTCGACCTCTTCGCGGACGACGCCCAGGTGTACTTCCCCAAGTGGGGCCTAGCCGACGGCAAGGCGGAGATCACCAGGATGTTCGCCGACGTGGGCGGCACGCTCCGTGCCATCACCCACCACTACGCCGATTTCAACTGGGTGTTCTCCGGCACGGACACCGTGGTCTGCGAGGGCAGCAGCCACGGGGAGCACAGGGACGGGCCGTGGCGGGCGGATCTGCCCGCGTGGGGCGCGGGCCGTTTCTGCGACGTCTTCGAGATCAGGGACGGGCTGATCCAGCGGTGCTTCATCTACCTGGATCCGGACTACGCGGGCGGTGACGTGGAGCGGTATCCGTGGATCAGCCGCTAG
- a CDS encoding class I SAM-dependent methyltransferase, with product MSSPNTDNPRSFDELVEEAVAAPTAGWDFSWFDGRATEARPSWRYAEAMAGRLAGAGASLDIQTGGGEVLASAPTLPPLAVATEGWPANVAKATALLHPRGVAVVASPEDAPLPFAAEAFDLVTSRHPVKAHFDEIARVLRPGGTYFAQHVGPASVFEVVEYFLGPQSPETRNARHPDLERAEAAAAGLEVVDLRSERLRMEFFDVGAVVHFLRKVIWMVPDFSVEKYRSVLIELDERIRADGPFVAHSARHLFELRKP from the coding sequence ATGAGTTCCCCGAACACCGACAACCCCCGCAGCTTCGACGAGCTCGTCGAGGAAGCCGTCGCCGCGCCCACCGCGGGATGGGACTTCTCCTGGTTCGACGGCAGGGCCACCGAGGCGCGGCCCTCGTGGCGGTACGCCGAGGCCATGGCCGGGCGGCTCGCCGGGGCCGGTGCCTCGCTCGACATCCAGACCGGCGGCGGTGAGGTCCTCGCCTCCGCGCCGACGCTGCCCCCGCTGGCCGTCGCCACCGAGGGCTGGCCCGCGAACGTCGCCAAGGCCACCGCCCTGCTGCATCCGCGCGGCGTCGCCGTCGTCGCGTCCCCGGAGGACGCCCCGCTGCCGTTCGCGGCCGAGGCGTTCGACCTGGTGACCTCCCGGCACCCGGTGAAGGCCCACTTCGACGAGATCGCCCGCGTGCTGCGCCCCGGTGGTACGTACTTCGCGCAGCACGTCGGGCCCGCCAGCGTCTTCGAGGTCGTCGAGTACTTCCTGGGGCCGCAGTCGCCGGAGACGAGGAACGCGCGCCACCCCGACCTGGAGCGCGCCGAGGCGGCGGCGGCCGGTCTCGAGGTCGTCGATCTGCGGTCCGAGCGGCTGCGGATGGAGTTCTTCGACGTGGGCGCCGTCGTGCACTTCCTGCGCAAGGTCATCTGGATGGTGCCCGACTTCAGCGTCGAGAAGTACCGGTCGGTCCTCATCGAGCTGGACGAGCGGATCCGGGCCGACGGCCCGTTCGTGGCGCACAGCGCCCGCCACCTCTTCGAACTCCGCAAGCCCTAG
- a CDS encoding winged helix-turn-helix transcriptional regulator: protein MRKDNEPYSCGLDAAVDVVGGKWKPMILWALHEGKTLRFGELRRQIAGVSEKVLIQQLRELESDGIVHREVYREVPPKVEYSLTALGDSLNTALVPLGLWGDEHMHQVIANKARAEEAAAVAG from the coding sequence ATGCGAAAGGACAACGAGCCGTACTCCTGCGGACTCGACGCCGCGGTGGATGTCGTCGGCGGCAAGTGGAAGCCCATGATCCTGTGGGCGTTGCACGAGGGGAAGACGCTGCGCTTCGGCGAGCTGCGGCGGCAGATCGCCGGGGTCAGCGAGAAGGTGCTGATCCAGCAGCTGCGCGAGCTGGAGTCGGACGGCATCGTGCACCGTGAGGTGTACCGGGAGGTGCCGCCGAAGGTCGAGTACTCACTGACCGCGCTCGGCGACTCCCTCAACACCGCACTCGTTCCCCTCGGGTTGTGGGGCGACGAGCACATGCACCAGGTGATCGCCAACAAGGCGAGGGCGGAGGAAGCCGCCGCCGTCGCGGGGTAG
- a CDS encoding DUF192 domain-containing protein, producing MATMTVSGAPEGTPWESGAAAPESAVEIEVEIADSARARRRGLLGRAGIAGALLLTPARGVHTLGMRFALDVAYLDRELRVLSVRTMRPGRVGVPRVRARHVLEAEAGAMARWGVRRGAQIAVHGTE from the coding sequence ATGGCGACGATGACGGTCTCCGGGGCCCCGGAAGGAACGCCGTGGGAGAGCGGGGCGGCGGCCCCGGAGAGCGCGGTGGAGATCGAGGTGGAGATCGCGGACTCGGCGCGGGCGCGGCGGCGCGGGCTGCTCGGGCGCGCGGGGATCGCGGGGGCGCTCCTGCTGACTCCGGCGCGCGGTGTGCACACCCTCGGAATGCGGTTCGCCCTTGATGTGGCGTACCTGGACCGGGAGTTGCGCGTGCTGTCCGTGCGGACGATGCGCCCCGGGCGGGTGGGGGTGCCGCGGGTGCGGGCCCGGCACGTGCTGGAGGCCGAGGCCGGGGCGATGGCCCGGTGGGGCGTACGCCGGGGCGCGCAGATCGCCGTACACGGTACGGAGTGA